The genomic stretch TTTTCTTTATCCCTACGGCTCCAAAATAAACGGTTAAAATATAAAAAGTGGTATCAGTACTTCCTTGCATAGTAGAAGCTAATCTCCCAATAAAAGAATCCGGTCCATACGTTGAAATTAAATCGGTGGTAATACCCAAAGCAGCAGTTCCTGAAATTGGTTTGATTAAAGCAAGTGGGACTATATCAGCAGGCACGCCAACCGCATTCAAAAATGGCTTCATAAAGTTTAAAAAGAAATCTAATGCTCCAGACGCTCGAAAGATTGAAATACTGACGAGCATCCCGACAAGATAAGGAATAATAGAAAACGCAATTTGTAAACCATCCTTCCCGCCTTCTACAAACCGTTCATAAGTTGGAATTTTTTTATATGTTCCATATAAAAGGATACACCCTACAATAAGAGGGATAAACATAATGGAAATCTGATTTAATAAGGTCATCTACGTCCGCCTCCTTTTTTCATGCGGCGATGGTAGAAATAACGATCAATGACAATGGCTCCCATTGTAGCGACAACCGTTGCAAGAAGTGTCGTTCCTACAATTTCTGTTGGATTGGCGGAATTATACGTAATTCGAATAGCAATAACAGTTGTTGGAATTAGTGTTAGACTGGTTGTGTTGAGCGCTAGTAACGTAATCATTGACCTGCTCGCTTCATCCTTATTACCATTTAGCTGTTTTAACTGCTCCATTGCTTTAATCCCAAGCGGGGTAGCGGCATTACCCAGACCAAACATATTAGCCATCATATTAGACAGTATATACCCTAAAGCAGGATGGTCTTTTGGAATATCAGGAAACAGCCTTCCAATAATGGGGCGAAACAACTTTGCTAATTTTTCTAATAATCCAGCGTGCTGTGCAATGTTCATAATACCTAGCCAAAACACTAATACGCTTATTAAACCAATACTGATGGTAACGGCTTCTCCTGCCCCTTGAAAAATTGCTTTGTTAACTGCCTCCATCTTTCCATTAATGATTGCAAATACAATTCCAATAATCGTCAGCAACATCCAAATGATATTGACCATCTTATCGTGCTCCTGGATAAACTAAAAATAAATTCTTTACCTTATTGAAGAACCCCTCTTCTTTCTTTGGCTCACTGTGAAAATAAATTGGGATATTGCCTATCGAATCACCATCTCGCGTCACCTGTAATTCTCCTACAACGCTTGGAACAGGCTTTCCTTCTTTCCATTCTTTTTGAGGTTTAATTAGAATTGTTTTCAACTTAACGGTTTCTTGCTCATCTTTTGTTAGTGGGTATACAACATCTCTTTTTATTTCAAGCTTCTTTTTGTAAAATGAATCTTCAATACCTTTTAATTCTCCTTTTGGAGCTAAGCTTGTCATTTTATAAGTGTCAAAAGCCCCTTCGTACATCGAGATATGGTCATTCCAATCGCTAGGTGCATTAATCGTAACAGCTATTAAATCCATTCCATTTTTTGTGGCGGTTGTTACCAGCGTTCGCTTTGCTAGCTTGGTATATCCAGTTTTACCACCTGTACAGTATGCATATAAGCTCGTCAATAATTTATTTTTATTTTTCCACACTCGATCCCATTTTTCTTCGGGATGAGGTGTTCTGTAAACTTTCGTTCCTGAAATTTCTCTAAACGTCTTATTATTCATCGCGTAGCGCATTAAGATTGCCATGTCGTAAGCCGTTGAACGATGATTTTCATGATCATCTAAGCCATGAGGATTTTGAAATGTTGTATTAGTCATTCCAATTTCTTTTGCTTTTTGATTCATTAAATACACAAATCCCTCTTCGCTTCCACCCACTGTTTCAGCAATCGCTACAGCCGCATCGTTGCCGGACCTCATCATGAGCCCGTATACTAAGTCTTTGAGCTTAATTTTTTCACCCTCAACCAAATAAATGGATGACCCTTCTACTCCTACTGCTCGAGGGCTAACGGTTGTTGTTTGATCAATTTTGCCAGATTCGATTGCTAATATAGCCGTCATAATTTTCGTAATACTTGCTATACGACTAATGGCATCAGCATTTTTCTCGTATAAAACTCTTCCAGACTTTTGCTCAATTAAAACTGCACTATGGGCGCTTACACCTGCTGCATATGTAGTAGGAGGCAAACTGCTTAGACCTAAAAATAAAATCATGAAACAAATAATGCTTTGCTTTATTTTTCGCATGTCATCCCCGTCCCTTTATCTGTTTGTACAAGTTTATGCATTTGTTTTCATGTTATGATTTATTTACGCGGAGGTATTTTTCAAGTTTTATCTTATTTGTAATATTCTTCTTATTTATTCATAAAAAGAACACGATGTTTGCTCATCGTGTTCTTCATCAAGTAAGTTATTCAGCTTCTTGAAACGTTCTAAAAAACAAGTCTGCTTCCTGTTCAGCACCTGATTCTTCTTCTGGAAGCGGTGGCAATTCACTCAAATCTTTTAAGCCGAAATAAGCTAAAAATTCTTTTGTTGTTCCATATAAAATCGCTCGGCCTGCTCCTTCTGCGCGTCCCGTTTCCTTTAAAAGTGCTTTTCCTATTAGCGTTTGAAGCGGCCTTTCAGTTTTTACACCTCGAATTTCTTCAATTTCAGCTCGCGTAATGGGTTGGCGATATGCCACAATTGCAAGCGTTTCGAGTGCAGCTTGAGATAGGGATTGAGCAGGTGGCGTTTCAATTAATTTCTCCACATAAGAAGCATATTCCTGCTTCGTTGCAAATTGAAATTGTCCAGCAATCTCTACTAGTTGAAGACCTCGCTTATCATTCTCGTACTCTTTCATTAATTTATCTAGTTCTATACTCACTTCGTCTTTCGACACATCAAGAAGTTCTTGCAGTTGCTTAATAGATAGCCCTTCATCTCCTACAACGAATAGTAAACTTTCGATAGCTGCAGAGATATGCTGTTTACTCATCTTTCATCATTCCTTTCTTGATATGCAACGTATAGTTCATCTAAGTTATTTGACTGTTCTACGATGACTTCATTCTTTTTCATTAGTTCTAAGATGGCTAAGAACGTTACCACAATATGATTGCGTTCAGGATAAGGAAACAGCGTATAAAAACTTTGTTTTCCTTTTGTTTTCCGAAGTACGGATACAATTTCCGTCATTCTTTTTTCAATTGGGACGTCTTGGCGAGCTACCCTTGCTTGAACTGGCTTTTGTAGCTGCTTTCGCTTCATCAGTTTCTGCAAAGCACTGAGCATATCATAAAGCGACACATCTAAATCTCCACTATCTTGCTGCGCCGGTTTTTCATCACTTATCTGCTGTAAGTTACTAGGTGCCTTCGCGTAAATATGCGTTTGTGTCTCTTCAAGCTTTTGAAGTTCAACAGCAGCTTCTTTAAATTTTCGATATTCGATTAATTGTTGCATTAACTGCTCGCGAGGATCTTCTTCTACATCATCCATACTATCATCTATGTCGTCTTCGTCGTATGTTGGCAATAACATTTTGCTTTTAATTTGAATAAGCGTCGCAGCCATTACTAAATATTCGCTTGCCACGTCTAGCTGAAGCTCGTTCATCGTATGTATATACATCATGTATTGTTCGGTAATCGTTGCTACTGGTATATCATAAATATCAATTTCAAATCGGTTAATAAGATGCAATAAGAGATCTAGCGGTCCTTCAAAAGCATCTACCTTCACACTATATTCCAATTCTATCCCACCAAAATTATCATTTAGTCATAAGTCGCACTATCATTAGTATAGAGGATTCTAGACACATGTCCAATATAATTTCTAGGAAAGATAGGTCATTCGCCCATACCAAACGTAAAAATGAACATATGATGTCAGGGTAATAGCATTTTGATAACTCGAAGGAGGAATTCTCATGACTCACAAGCATGATTATAACGGAGGATTTTCTTTAATTATTGTATTGTTTATTTTATTAGTGATCATCGGATGCGCTTGCTTACACTTTTAATAAAATGACCCAAATGTGTTCAGTTTAGCTGGACACTTTTTTTGTGTTACACTGGCATTAGGAGGTTATCAGCTATGTATCCAAAACCATATATAGATTATCTTGTTTATTTTCATACAAACAGAGATTATTTCGAATGCCATGAAGTACTAGAAGAACATTGGAAAGCTGCTGATCCTGGACATCGCAATGTTTTATGGGTTGGGCTCATTCAAGTTGCTGTTTCGTTGTATCATCATCGAAGAAGTAACTACGCAGGTGCTGAACGTACGATAAAAAAAGCAATCTCAATTCTTGATGCGCACCATGAAGAACTACTTCAGATTGGTCTGCAACCAATCGATTTAATTAGCATGCTCACTAAACATTTGCGTTTGATACAGGCTTCAAAGCCTTACCAAAGTTTAAATATGCCAATTATCGATGAGCATCTTGTTCAGCAATGCAAAGCACACCCTTTAGCTCAAACATTCGGATGGCTTACACCATCTAATTTGCAGGATGAACACCTTATTCACCGTCATAAGCTGCGTGATCGAACAGCTATTATCGCAGAGCGCGCAAAGAAATTACGAAAAAGCAGAGCTTCTCGTAGTTAAAACTACTACAGCTCTGCTTTTTATTGTTCACTTTGACATTTTTCATAAAACGGTGCAATTAACTCACTAGGCTTAATTTGAGCATTAGAATACATCTGCTGAAGTGCTTTAATCATTTCTTTTCCAATCCCCTGCTGGCGATGAGATGGATTGACACTCACATGTTGAACCTCAACTAGATCTTGATCAATAATTGAGACTCCAACAATACCGATAAAGTCTTCTCCCTGTTTCCATAAATATAGCTGGCGATTTTCGTTTTGCTCATAATCTTTCATCGTTTGCTGAAGTTTTTTTAAATCCTTTTCAGTTGGCACAAACGACAGAAGACCCATAGCAATTTTTTCATGACTTCTTTTATAGCGAATAAGCATAAAATTCTCCCTCGTTCTCAAACTTTCCTACGATGTGTTCGTTAATTCTAATGCTTTTATCATACAAAATTTATGAAATAATAGCAACATCACCGTAAATTCACATAAAAAGAGCGACATGTAAAGTCGATTTCACAACTTACAAGGCGCTCTATTATCGCTCTTTTCAAGCTAATCTTGAGTTACTACAGAATCAGAATATTACTCTTCCCACACCTTAACTTCTTTCATTACATCACCGTTACGCATCTTCAATACTGTGTCTAAACCTTCTGTTACTTTACCAAATACAGTATGCACGCCATTTAAGTGTGGTTGTGGCTCATGTACGATAAAGAATTGGCTTCCTCCTGTATCTTTTCCTGCATGAGCCATTGATAATGAACCCGCTTCATGCTTGTGAGGATTTCCTTCTGTTTCACACTTAATTGTATAACCAGGGCCACCAGCACCTGTTCCTGTTGGATCTCCACCTTGTGATACAAATCCAGGAATTACACGGTGAAACGTTACGCCATCGTAAAAACCTTCAGCTGCTAATTTTTCAAAGTTTGCAACTGTTCCAGGCGCTTCGTTTTCAAATAAATCGATTAGGATTTTTTCTCCATTTTCCATTAAAATACTTGCTTTTTTCATGTGTAAAACCTCCAAATTATGTATTTCAACACTTATGGTTGTACATAAGTAACTATGCACGCTCTTACAATGTTTCATCTTATTGTACTATAAGTGAATATCTAAATTCAACGAATCACTTTTCTTCAACCCATCAGCGAATTTTTCTTTTTTTGAAACTTTCTTGTTTTCTCTTCGTTTAATAAATAGCGTGGGATGAAACTATCGCATTATCTAAAATCGTATTATAATAGGATATGGTTAAAGGAGGAAAAAATTATGAAGCCTTATATAAAAGTAATTTTGCTTACTATGAGCTTGGTTTTATTTTTAACTGCACCAATAAAAAGCCTGGCAGACGCAGCCGTAGGTGACGTTATTGTTACGTTAGGAGAAGACTTAACAATTGCGCAAAAAGAAAAAGTATTAAAAGATCTTGAAGCGCCTGAAAATGCCCAAACCATTACTGTATCGAATGCCGAAGAGCATGAGTACTTAGGTGACTTTATTCCAAAAGCAACCATTGGCTCTAGAGCGATTTCATCTTCAAGCATTACGCTTACTGCAAAAGATTCAGGCTTAAGTGTAGCAACTCAAAACATTACATCCATTACCGATGATATGTATCTAAACGCTTTAATGACTGCAGGTGTAAAAGATGCTGACATTAAAATCACGGCACCTTTTGAAGTGTCAGGTACTGCTGCATTAACAGGCATTATGAAAGCCTATGAAGTACAAACAAATAAAAAAATACCTGAAGAGGTTAAAAAAGCTGCTAACGAAGAGATGGTCCAAACAGCTGAACTTGGTGAAAAAGTAGGAAAAGAAAAAGCAGCTGAATTTATGGCCACAATAAAAGAAGAAATTGCCAAGGAAAACCCACAAACAAAAGATGATTTGCGTGCTTTAATCGAGCGTGTAGCCAATGATTTAGGCATTAGCTTAACAGACTCTGAGCTCAACGCACTCGTTGATTTTTTCAATCGTTTAAAAGACTTAGATATTGATTGGAATCAAGTTAAAGATCAATTGTCAGCTACTAAAGAGAAAGTAACAACATTTTTACAGTCTGAAGAAGGACAATCGTTTCTTGATAAACTAAAGAACTTCTTTGTTAGTATCATTGATGCTATTAAAGCCTTATTCTCATAAAAAAACGGCTGCCTCTACGGCAACCGTTTTTTTATTTTTTTAACGCAACGTTATATTTTAGATCATTTTTAATAATATCTTCATACGTTTCACGCTTCACAACTAACTGGGCATCTCCATCTTCAACAAATACAACTGCTGGTTTAGGTAAACGATTATACTGACTCGCCATTGAATAACCATATGCACCGGTACAGAACATGGCTAAAACATCACCTGGACGCGCTGTTGGCAACGACAAGTCCCACATTAACATGTCTCCAGATTCACAGCATTTCCCAGCGATTGATACAAGTTCATCTTTCACATCATTCATTCGATTCGCAAGAGCAGCTTCGTACTTTGCTTGATACAATGCTGGTCGAATATTATCGTTCATCCCTCCATCAATCGCTACATATTCACGAATATTTGGGACATGTTTGCGTGAACCAACAGAATAAAGTGTTGTCCCTGCATCTCCTACGAGTGAACGTCCAGGTTCAATCCAAATTTCTGGAATTGGAACATCTAGCTGTGCTGATTGCTTTTTAACTTCTTCGATAATCACTTCTACATACTCGGAAACAGGAATTGGCTGATCTTCCTCTGTATAACGAATGCCGAACCCTCCGCCAAGATTAAGTACCTCCGGCACATAGCCAATTGTTTCTTTCCACTCTTTCATTTTTGAAAAGAGTTTCTGAGTCGCCATAACAAATCCTGTTGTTTCAAAGATTTGTGAACCAATATGGCAGTGAATTCCTAAAAGATTAAGTCCACTGCTTTCCATCACGGCTTTAATTGCCTCATCAGCCTGACCATTTTGAAGATCAAAACCAAATTTAGAGTCTTCTTGCCCAGTTAAGATATAATCATGCGTATGAGCTTCGATACCAGGTGTTAAGCGCAATAGTACGGGCATTTTTTTATCATGCTGCTCTGTAAGCTCTTGTAAAAGAGCAATTTCATAGAAATTATCTACAACAATACACCCAATATCTTCTTTAATAGCCATTTCTAACTCAGCTCTGCTTTTATTGTTGCCATGAAAGTGAATGCGTTCTTTAGGAAAATTAGCTGCCAGCGCCGTATATAGCTCTCCTCCAGATACAACATCTAAGGACAGGCCTTCTTGGTCTACTACTTGTACCATTGCAACGGTTGAGAAGGCTTTACTTGCATATGCTACCTGCGCTTTGATATTGTGTTTTTCAAAAGTTTCTTTAAACCCTCTAGCGCGTTGACGAATTAAAGCGACATCATATACGTAAAGAGGTGTTCCAAACTCTTTTCCTAGCTTAATCGCGTCTACACCACCGATTTCTAGATGACCTTGTTCATTAATGCGACTTGTACCATGTAAAAACATCCTTCTACCCCGTTCCTTTATATATTGTAAAAAAGACAGCTGACAGCATAAAGAGCTGCTAACTGTCTAAAGATTTATTATTTTACATAATTAAAACAAACTTATCACATTTTTTTACAGGTTTCAACTACATATTGCTAAATAAACAAGAGACAGATACTAGATTTACGACTCTGCTGGCTGACGATCTTTATCTTGTGGATGCACAATACTCGGTCTTGATTTAGCAGATGGTACTGATGGTCGAATAATAACCTGAAGCAATGCTTTAGGGTTAAACGGCATAAATGGCCATAGATAAGGTGTATTAAGCGACTTTAAGCTCACAAGGTGTATTAAATACAGCGTGGATACAATGACAAATCCAGGCGTGTGAAAAGCAGCTACACCTATTAAGAGCATTAAACGAATCATTTTATTTGCAATGGCCAATTCATAACTTGGAGTAGCAAATGTACCAATTGCTGCTACGGCTACATATAAGATTACCTCAGGTACAAAAAGCCCTACATCGATGGCAATCTGTCCAATAAGAGCAGCTGCAATCAAACCCATGGCGGTGGCTAGAGCAGTTGGTGTATGAATGGCGGCCATCCTTAAGAATTCGACCCCTAAGTCAGCTAAGAAAATCTGAACAACAGTTGGAATATTTGTTTCCTCATTTGGCCCTATAAACTGAAGTTCCGGTGGTAAAAGCTGTGGTTCTAAAACAAATAATAACCATAATGGTAATAAAAATAAAGATGCTAAAATCCCCAACAACCTTACCCATCTAATAAATGTGCCAACGGCAGGAGCTTGTCTATATTCTTCTGCATGTTGTATATGATGAAAAAACGTCGTTGGCGTAATAATGACACTCGGCGATGTATCTGTAATTAAGATAACATGTCCTTCTAATAAATGCGTAGCAGCCGTGTCTGGCCTTTCCGTGTAACGTACCATAGGAAATGGATTAAAACCTTGTTTGACCAAATACTCTTCTAGCGATTTATCTGCCATAGGTAGACCATCTACTTTAATAGAAGTAAGCTCTTTTTTTATAGTTTCCACAAGTCCAGGATCTGCAATTTCATCTATGTAACCAATTGCTACGTCCAGTTTGGAACGTTCACCTACTTTAAAGATTTCAAAGCGTAGTCTTCCATCTCGGATTCGACGGCGAGTTAATGCTGTATTGACGATAATATTCTCTGTATATCCATCGCGTGCACCGCGAATAACCTTTTCCGTATCTGGTTCTTCTGGCGAACGCCCTGGATACATCCTTACATCAACTTCAAAACCTACTTCTTCTCCATCAATAAGAACAAAGATGAGGCCTGATAAAATTGTATCCATTCCTTCATCTAGTGTTCTTAAAGGCTTAACCTGTTGATGAATTAAACGATTTTCAATAATATCTTTTAACTTTGCCTGCTCAACTTCATTATCATTAATTTGAACAAGCACTTTGGTAATCTCAATAATAAATGCACTATCACAAAGGCCTGTTACGTAGTATACATGCACTTCTCGACCTAGTATAAGCAGTTTACGAACACCTACGTCGAAGCTTGTAATCATACTAGCGTTCTTTTTATACCATTCATCGTTTTGTTGAATCTTTGGAAAAATTTTTGTTTTATTTTCCACTTTTTCGCTCACTGAACCCACTCCTTTCTAAAATCAGCTGTACAGCTTGTTCTGTAATTGGGCACCCGGCTTTTACATCATCCATACGTGCCATTTTGCCAATGTCTCCGATTCCGACAATAAGCGGAACATCAAGCTCATCTAAACAGTAAACCGTGTCACCATTTATTCGCCCAACTTCCAACTCTTGAATACCACTTTTATCTACACCATAATGCGTTAGTTCACCAAAACGGTCGATGGTAACATCTACTTTGGACCATTCACTTTGATGGGTTCTAGAAGCTACCGCAATAACCCCTAATACATCAATTTGCTTATTCGTCGCTACATACCTGAGCGCTTGTTCTCCAGCACCTTCACCAACAAAGCCACTGTCATCGAACATTACAAATACAGGATCATACGGTGCTTCTAAAATCATGCCAACAATTTCTTTACCGGTTAGAGTGGTTGGATTCCCATAGGACTTTGAGATACATCTCCCGCCCACCTTTTTCGCAATGTACTCAATATTTTTCCGTGCGTATTCATCTCCATCGGTAACTAAAATAACTTGCCTTTTTTTCATGTCACACCTCTTATCCTTTTGGTTTAAAGATTAGCGCGATGATAAAAGCAAATAAAATAGCTGCTGAAATACCTGCAGATGTTAGCTCAAACATACCAATTCCAATTCCAATAAAGCCGTGTTCATCTGCTTGGTGCATAGCTCCGTGTAATAGCGAGTGGCCAAAGCTTGTAATTGGAACCGTGGCGCCTGCTCCAGCAAATTCAATAAATTTATCATAAATCCCAAATCCATCTAAAATAGCCCCAATTACTACAAAGGAACTCATAACGTGAGCAGGGGTAAGCTTGGCAAAATCCAGCAACAGCTGACCGATTACACAGATTGCTCCTCCTACCACAAAAGCAATAACATAATCCACAATTATCCCTCCTCAACATGTTCCATTACGACACCGTGTGCAATGGTTGGTATTGATTCTTTTTGCTGCGTCATCGTTGGGCTAAGTAATGCTCCCGTTGCAACAACAAAGATTCGTTTTAAGTTTCCGGACTTTAATTCATTAAGCAGATGTCCATATGTGACAACAGCCGAACAACCGCATCCACTTCCTCCAGCAAACACGTTTTGATTTGGACGATAAACCATTAACCCGCAATCATTATGGTTCTCTGAAACATCATATCCTTCATCTTTTAATAACTGTTTTAAAATTGGACTACCAACGCCTGATAAATCTCCCGTAACGATTAAATCGTAGTGATTGGGAGACACCTGTAAATCTTCAAAATGTTTTTGAATCGTATCTGCAGCTGCTGGAGCCATAGCTGAACCCATATCAAAAGGATTTTTAATTCCATAATCCATTACTCGCCCTATAGTAGCGGATGTTAAACGAACGGAACTCTTTTGTTTAGAAACGAGCGCGCTTCCTGCTCCTGTAATCGTTGCGGTCGCAGTATCAGGCTTTTGTCCTCCATATTCAGTCGGATATCGAAACTGTCTTTCTGCCGTCGCGTTATGACTACTAGCAGAGGCTATAATACGGTTAGCGAACCCTGCATCAACAAGTGCTGCTCCGGTTGCTAACGTTTCCATCGAAGTAGAACAGGCTCCGAACATACAAAGAAATGGAATTTGATGATCTCTTGCTACAAAATTAGCCGTTACGTTCTGATTTAAAAGATCCCCAGCTAAAAACAAATCTACGTCCTCATACGATAAATTCACCTTTCCCAAACATGAGTCAATGGATTCACGCATAAGCTTACGCTCAGCTAACTCCCAATTTGATTCTTCACAATGTAAATCTTTATGCGTAATATCAAAGGTACTCCCTAATGGACCATCCGCTTCTTTAGGCCCAACAGCTGTACCAGCTGCATTAATATAAACAGGATTTTCATATACCCATGTTTGTTTTCCAGCCTTTCTCATGTGCTTTCCCCTCTCCTTTTATAGAAATGTTTTAAACGCATATCGAATCATTCCGACGATATAAGCACCTACAACTCCAAAAACGATAACGTTCCCAGCTAACTTAAACATATTGGTGGCAACTCCCAAAACAATTCCTTCACTTCTATGTTCTAAGGCTGCACTCGTCATTGAATTTGCAAACCCAGTAATTGGTACAGCAGATCCAGCACCCGCAAACTGACCAATTCGATCGTAAACACCAATACCTGTTAAGATGGCTGAAATTAACACGAGTGTTGCTGCTGTTGGATTCCCTGCTGTTTTTGTCGTAAAATCAAAAAACGTGATATAAAAGTTTTGGACAGCTTGCCCAAACCCACATATCAACCCTCCAACGATAAAAGCTTTTAGGCAATTCAACGCATAAGGAGGCTTTGGTTGAAACGATTTTATATTCTCTTGATAGTTATCTTTTAGCTTTTGATTATCTGCCACTTAGTATCCACTCCTTTTTATTGATTAACAAAATAAACCCAGTGAAAAAGCGATCCAAAAACTTTTCCCATTACAATGGCCATTAATAATAGAATAAGCTTTCCATCCATTCCTATTCTCTTTGTTAAGATGGGTAATACATTTAGCATTTCCGTTAGGGCAGCTGCGAGCATGCCAAAGAAAATACCACTCGCTAACCCAATAACGCCAATAAATAGTGAAGGAATGCTCCATGTATATTGATGTAAACTACACCAACCCCCAGCTACTGCTCCTCCAACAACAGCCCACTCATAAAACTGAATATATTTCATTGTTTTTGTAAGCTGCATTAACCTTGGAATGATACCTAGTACTGTCAAAAAAGCAACGAATCCTCCACCTACAGCTAGCCCACTAGCAAATCCTACAATTATGGTAAATACAATGTTAGCGATCATCTAAATTCTTCATACTTTCTTTATTCTCATGCATAATGACATACTGATCTAAATCCTGCTGATAATTGAACATTTCAACTTCTAGAGGACTAGGCTCTTCATTAATTCGCTTACGAAACACATGGTTAAAAAAGAGAATCATGCCTAAACCAAGGCCAAATGAATAGGGGATTTGAATGACTAAAGGCTGCTTATCCTTTATTCCAGTCAGCATATAAAACAATTTTTGATGCACTTGCTGCATGCTAACATCTTCATGAAAGTTCATGACGGCCATGGCCGCACCGATAAACAATAGAAACCAAACAGCTATAAACGCGATAAAAGACGATTGCTTTTTTTTATAAACTACTTCAACAATCGTTTGAGCAGGACCAATTGTCTGAACATCAAGGTGAGGATAAGTCTTCTTCAATAATGCAATTACTTTCATTAAATCAATGATGATAATGTTACGATCACTCTTTTTCACCTTATACACGCTGAGCTGAGCAATTTCTTTCTCGATTGATTCTTCACCTATCAAGAGAGCTAGCTGTCCAAGTTTAACCACTGCATTTGGTTCGACCTGCACGCGATGCCTCATTTTGATATATAAAGTATTATCCATTTACATCACACCTACAATTCGTTATCCTCCTTGTACGTGTAGTATGTATTTACTTAAATTTTCTAATTCAGAGTTTCACAACAGACCATTAATTACCAAAAAAAAAAGAGCGGCAGGTTATAGATAACCTACCACTCTTTATTCGTTCATTTGATTTTTCATTTGTTTTAAAATTTTCTTTTCGAGCCTTGATACCTGCACCTGCGAAATTCCCAGACGAGACGCAACTTCTGATTGCGTTTGATCTTTATAATAACGCAAGTATACAATGAGCTTTTCACGTTCTTCTAGCTCTTCAATAGCTTCTTTTAACGCAATTTTATCAAACCATTTTGCTTCACTATGGTCAGCAATTTGATCAAGAAGCGTAATTGGATCACCATCGTTTTCATAAACAGTTTC from Bacillus sp. 1780r2a1 encodes the following:
- a CDS encoding segregation/condensation protein A → MEYSVKVDAFEGPLDLLLHLINRFEIDIYDIPVATITEQYMMYIHTMNELQLDVASEYLVMAATLIQIKSKMLLPTYDEDDIDDSMDDVEEDPREQLMQQLIEYRKFKEAAVELQKLEETQTHIYAKAPSNLQQISDEKPAQQDSGDLDVSLYDMLSALQKLMKRKQLQKPVQARVARQDVPIEKRMTEIVSVLRKTKGKQSFYTLFPYPERNHIVVTFLAILELMKKNEVIVEQSNNLDELYVAYQERNDER
- a CDS encoding GNAT family N-acetyltransferase — translated: MLIRYKRSHEKIAMGLLSFVPTEKDLKKLQQTMKDYEQNENRQLYLWKQGEDFIGIVGVSIIDQDLVEVQHVSVNPSHRQQGIGKEMIKALQQMYSNAQIKPSELIAPFYEKCQSEQ
- a CDS encoding peptidylprolyl isomerase: MKKASILMENGEKILIDLFENEAPGTVANFEKLAAEGFYDGVTFHRVIPGFVSQGGDPTGTGAGGPGYTIKCETEGNPHKHEAGSLSMAHAGKDTGGSQFFIVHEPQPHLNGVHTVFGKVTEGLDTVLKMRNGDVMKEVKVWEE
- a CDS encoding spore maturation protein is translated as MTLLNQISIMFIPLIVGCILLYGTYKKIPTYERFVEGGKDGLQIAFSIIPYLVGMLVSISIFRASGALDFFLNFMKPFLNAVGVPADIVPLALIKPISGTAALGITTDLISTYGPDSFIGRLASTMQGSTDTTFYILTVYFGAVGIKKMGDALKVGLLADLVGIIASVVIVILVFGS
- a CDS encoding D-alanyl-D-alanine carboxypeptidase, producing the protein MRKIKQSIICFMILFLGLSSLPPTTYAAGVSAHSAVLIEQKSGRVLYEKNADAISRIASITKIMTAILAIESGKIDQTTTVSPRAVGVEGSSIYLVEGEKIKLKDLVYGLMMRSGNDAAVAIAETVGGSEEGFVYLMNQKAKEIGMTNTTFQNPHGLDDHENHRSTAYDMAILMRYAMNNKTFREISGTKVYRTPHPEEKWDRVWKNKNKLLTSLYAYCTGGKTGYTKLAKRTLVTTATKNGMDLIAVTINAPSDWNDHISMYEGAFDTYKMTSLAPKGELKGIEDSFYKKKLEIKRDVVYPLTKDEQETVKLKTILIKPQKEWKEGKPVPSVVGELQVTRDGDSIGNIPIYFHSEPKKEEGFFNKVKNLFLVYPGAR
- a CDS encoding spore maturation protein → MVNIIWMLLTIIGIVFAIINGKMEAVNKAIFQGAGEAVTISIGLISVLVFWLGIMNIAQHAGLLEKLAKLFRPIIGRLFPDIPKDHPALGYILSNMMANMFGLGNAATPLGIKAMEQLKQLNGNKDEASRSMITLLALNTTSLTLIPTTVIAIRITYNSANPTEIVGTTLLATVVATMGAIVIDRYFYHRRMKKGGGRR
- a CDS encoding DUF309 domain-containing protein, whose product is MYPKPYIDYLVYFHTNRDYFECHEVLEEHWKAADPGHRNVLWVGLIQVAVSLYHHRRSNYAGAERTIKKAISILDAHHEELLQIGLQPIDLISMLTKHLRLIQASKPYQSLNMPIIDEHLVQQCKAHPLAQTFGWLTPSNLQDEHLIHRHKLRDRTAIIAERAKKLRKSRASRS
- a CDS encoding YjcZ family sporulation protein, giving the protein MTHKHDYNGGFSLIIVLFILLVIIGCACLHF
- a CDS encoding DUF1002 domain-containing protein, coding for MKPYIKVILLTMSLVLFLTAPIKSLADAAVGDVIVTLGEDLTIAQKEKVLKDLEAPENAQTITVSNAEEHEYLGDFIPKATIGSRAISSSSITLTAKDSGLSVATQNITSITDDMYLNALMTAGVKDADIKITAPFEVSGTAALTGIMKAYEVQTNKKIPEEVKKAANEEMVQTAELGEKVGKEKAAEFMATIKEEIAKENPQTKDDLRALIERVANDLGISLTDSELNALVDFFNRLKDLDIDWNQVKDQLSATKEKVTTFLQSEEGQSFLDKLKNFFVSIIDAIKALFS
- the scpB gene encoding SMC-Scp complex subunit ScpB codes for the protein MSKQHISAAIESLLFVVGDEGLSIKQLQELLDVSKDEVSIELDKLMKEYENDKRGLQLVEIAGQFQFATKQEYASYVEKLIETPPAQSLSQAALETLAIVAYRQPITRAEIEEIRGVKTERPLQTLIGKALLKETGRAEGAGRAILYGTTKEFLAYFGLKDLSELPPLPEEESGAEQEADLFFRTFQEAE